A part of Halogeometricum sp. S3BR5-2 genomic DNA contains:
- a CDS encoding nucleotidyltransferase domain-containing protein yields the protein METGANDNSSNGAQIAIDVPLQDSRLFRGKAADDILLYLARHHNESFSMTGIAEAVSYTRPTITKAVDCLSNNDLVVEERDGSRRLVQINRNRLTIPDSPYLQIPQSEFHAPVEAATEALIEELNGVLAVVLYGSVSHGEADRRSDIDLWVLVRENRMSNQRRANQVRKSLEENTFDGNRYAFDIDVEGLQAVPNYVEDLREILQNSIVTHRTGGFDTVYSMILHGSVNE from the coding sequence CTCAAATAGCGATTGATGTTCCTCTTCAAGATAGTCGACTATTCAGAGGAAAAGCCGCTGACGACATCCTTCTTTATTTAGCCCGACATCATAACGAATCATTCTCAATGACAGGCATCGCTGAAGCAGTCAGCTACACACGACCGACAATTACCAAAGCAGTCGATTGCCTCTCGAATAACGACCTTGTTGTTGAGGAGCGTGATGGTTCGCGTCGTCTCGTACAAATCAATCGGAACCGATTGACCATCCCAGATAGTCCCTATCTCCAAATCCCTCAGTCGGAGTTTCATGCGCCGGTAGAGGCGGCGACAGAAGCACTGATAGAGGAACTCAATGGTGTCCTTGCCGTTGTCCTCTACGGGAGTGTATCCCATGGAGAAGCTGACCGCCGTAGTGATATTGACCTCTGGGTATTAGTGCGTGAAAACAGGATGAGCAATCAGCGGCGGGCGAATCAAGTCAGGAAGTCCCTTGAAGAGAACACGTTTGACGGCAATCGATATGCCTTCGACATTGATGTTGAGGGTTTGCAAGCCGTGCCGAACTACGTAGAAGACCTACGGGAAATCCTCCAGAACAGTATCGTTACCCACCGAACAGGCGGGTTCGACACCGTCTACAGTATGATTTTGCACGGTAGCGTCAATGAGTGA
- a CDS encoding DUF7342 family protein, with translation MDVNEQVISEWVDETTPYDRVREVMRRSYEPRPLSDIAATAHVSESKTEEHLTKMEEEGFIDHVDEDEWTRNWESVVDEQARDILDRVDDREVLLERVHEMEAMDEPDETTRRNLVFARAALNLQQEENK, from the coding sequence ATGGACGTGAACGAGCAGGTCATTTCGGAATGGGTTGACGAGACTACACCGTACGACCGCGTCCGCGAGGTGATGCGTCGCTCGTACGAACCGCGACCTCTCTCAGACATCGCAGCGACAGCCCACGTCTCTGAGTCAAAGACCGAGGAACATCTCACTAAGATGGAGGAGGAGGGGTTTATTGACCACGTTGACGAAGACGAGTGGACGCGAAACTGGGAGTCAGTGGTCGACGAGCAGGCTCGTGACATCTTAGACCGCGTTGACGACCGCGAGGTTCTGCTGGAGCGAGTTCACGAGATGGAGGCGATGGACGAACCAGACGAAACAACGCGGAGAAATCTTGTGTTTGCCCGCGCAGCACTCAATCTTCAACAGGAGGAGAATAAGTGA
- a CDS encoding IS5 family transposase → MQALPKSQLLRFVEQAYHLARRAVARYSSKFSKRRYTLHQHIVLLCLKMRKNTTYRTLLDELIEMPRIRSALDLEELPSPSTLCKAFNRLDMAVWRVLLNLSVTLLPTNGVVGIDASGFDRSHASKHYTKRTKLTIQQLKVTLLVDTRSNAILDVHVTTTRKHDSQIAPSLLKRNTGDVAILLGDKGYDDQKIRALARETGVRPLIKHREFSSLHRAWNARLDADLYGQRSQNETVNSRLKRKYGAFVRSRRWWKQFREITLVCLVHNLDKALAS, encoded by the coding sequence ATGCAGGCCCTCCCAAAGTCGCAGTTGCTTCGGTTCGTTGAGCAGGCGTATCACTTGGCTCGGCGAGCTGTTGCCCGCTACTCGTCGAAGTTCTCGAAACGCCGGTACACACTCCACCAGCACATCGTCTTGCTCTGTCTCAAGATGCGGAAGAATACGACGTACCGGACGCTCCTTGACGAACTTATCGAGATGCCTCGCATTCGGAGCGCCCTTGACCTTGAGGAACTCCCGTCTCCTTCGACGTTATGTAAGGCGTTTAACCGGCTCGATATGGCGGTTTGGCGTGTGCTTCTCAACCTCTCGGTTACCCTCCTCCCGACCAACGGTGTCGTCGGTATCGATGCCTCTGGCTTTGACCGTAGTCACGCCTCGAAGCACTATACGAAGCGAACGAAGTTGACGATTCAGCAGTTGAAAGTAACGCTTCTCGTAGATACGAGGTCGAACGCGATTCTCGACGTACACGTGACAACGACACGAAAACACGACTCGCAAATCGCACCATCGCTCCTCAAGAGGAATACTGGTGACGTAGCGATTCTCCTCGGCGACAAGGGATACGACGACCAGAAGATTCGCGCATTAGCCCGTGAGACTGGTGTTCGTCCGCTAATTAAGCACCGCGAGTTTTCATCACTCCATAGGGCGTGGAACGCTCGACTTGACGCCGACCTCTACGGTCAGCGGAGTCAAAACGAGACCGTAAATTCTCGCCTCAAACGCAAATATGGCGCATTCGTCCGCTCACGGCGCTGGTGGAAGCAGTTCCGTGAGATTACTCTCGTCTGTTTGGTTCACAACCTCGACAAGGCCCTCGCATCATAG